TCTTACCTGTCCATCTCCTCCTGCTCCCTGCACGACAGCTCCATGGCGATACGCAGCTGCTCATCGAAGCTGGTCGCCACACCATAGTGCCCAGACAAGCGCGGATCAGTCACTGTGCTGTAGGAGAGTGGGGAGTTGGCGGTGGGGTCCAACGGGGAGACAGAAGACGGCTGGCTGGGGTCGGCCATCTCTTCTCCCTCCCTGCTGGCCAGTGAGATGGACAGAGACTCCTGGATCGCCCTGAGACGGGAGAGAAATGAGGATACTGTTAAATAAAGAAGGGTTTCTTAACAGGAGACCTTCAAGGCTTGGCTTCATTACAGGATAAATTTAAGTTGCTGCTCTCAGGAGAAGAGGGAACGAAAAAGCTCATCACTGAACTCTACTTAGAAATGTGTAATTAAGTTTCTTCACAACCCGGGGATTTCCCTGTATGATAAGAAGAAAAGTTGAAACATCCtgatttttctttacagtaacAACTAGAAAGGGTGTTACCCTTCACTCACCTTTCGACTTGTAAAGTTTGTTTTCATAGTGGAGCGAGAGGTGGACCCCTGGCCAAAGAATAGCCTATTACAATTGGTTGTGGAGGTGTTATCACTTTCTTAGAAAGTGCAAGATAAGGATTAAACTGCCCTTCTAGTTTTTGTTATACTCTTTTCtttgtacaaaaataaatgattatCCATCAACAAATATAATACATATCAGAGAAAATGTATGGAGGATGTTTACCTGCATATCCTTATATCTCTGGGAGTTTTCTGACTCTTTCATTCAGGCATAAAACCTTCACCTAGACTCTTGTCTCCAGTTTGAAGAGTGTGAAAGTGCATAAGAACTAAAGCTGGGCCTGACAGCAGATAAGTGTTGCATAGAATTTAGACAGACTGACTAATCAAGACTCAAACTGTGACAGCAGACATTTggtcttattattttatttggagAACAAATAAATGTCAGAATGACCAGCCAACAGTATAGGGAGCAGTCATTAACATGTGCTGCACAGAGAGTGACTCAGCTGCTAGGTTTATCCTCCCCTCTGTCAAAGACTAGACTCAGCGGCAGCAGGAGGAAACAGCGTTGAGGTGTGTTGTATCCTATCTCAGAATCTTTTAAGTAATTGTTAAGGATGTGCCCAGCTCAAGAAAAGAAGGCAGGTAAAAATTTAGCATGCGCTCACCTCTCCAGCTGAGAGTCTTCCTCATACAGGGGAGACTGTGGCACCGGGCGGCTGTTGGTGAGGGCCTCCCAGATGGTCACCTGAAAACCGGGCGCAAGTGTTACAACCAGCTTTAGATCTAAAGCCAACCTACACAGAGACACTTTGAGCTTTTTAAATGATTCACAATGGAATTAATTTGATATTACAAAAACACTCTTACAGTATTATTCCCCAATCGTGCTTTTTAGATGAACAACAAACATGAGTTATTTTTCAAAGATGCTGTAAAATGTCACAAGAAAGGGAAATGAATAAACTGAGACAGGAAAgtatgaaagaaaaggaagaacaaaacacatgcagGGCTCTCTGACCAAGTGCTTTAACCTGGTTTCTCTGACCTGGTCGCTTTCTGTGCCAGCATCCAGCAGGCTCTGCTGAATGGCAAACTGCAGCAGGTTATCATCCTCGTCCCTCATTGGCTCGCTGCGGCCCGGACCGAGGGTGGTGTAGTCAGGAGGGGGCTCAAACACTGAGGGGTCCACCTCACAGTGGAAGGGAGGAGGAGACTGACCTGTGATAAGAGGAGTTGcttgataataataattattataataaggTCAACCACAAAATGATGGTGTTTGAAAACTTTGTCACAGGTAACACTAAATGTTGAGTCAGTACTTACCAGCTTCTCCGGGGCTCTCCGGTTTGTGAACCGTCACAGAACTGACCGGCTCGTCACAGCCGCACAGGTTGCTAAATGTCACTCTGGCATTCAACACATGAAACAGAGGAATCTCTAAAGGGGAGATAGAGGGAGATTTGAGTCACACATGAGAAGTAGTGGACTACAGAATGCCACAACAACAAGGAGGGAACACATACTGACTGATTATCCATGCtgcataaaaacattaaaaaaatcctaCAAAACCCAGCAAAGTTAAGACTGGGAGGTGATTTAGAAGTCTATCATTTCTGGGATTATCAACTGGTTCTCTTTAATATTATCCATTTTATAACAGTACACTTCATATTTTCCATGCCCACATTTGAGAATAAAACCCTAATCAAGACATTTGCCACAACTATGCCACAAAAATAGCTTTattacagagaaacagacagagcCCACCAGGACTGGATCTGGTGGGGAATCTTTAGTTAAACATGCGTGCTTGAGTCCAGGTTAAAAATAGTCAGGTCATTTTAAGGGAGAAATGTGGCAGtcaaaaaaatcccaaataGAAATGGGAGAATTTTATAATGCTAAAAATAGTAGTTGTCTGACCCCTGCCCAAACAAAGTCTTGTCCTTTGTAATAGCTGAACCAGAAAACATGTGAGCCTATTCTGTTTTTGCACTGACGCAAGTGCACAGGTGAGGTCCGCTTTGTAGCGAAAATGCAAGTCATGCCATTCATTAAGCGCGCTGGTGGGAATGAAATGAAGCTGTATTGTCATAAAATTTTGCATGAGTAGTATAACTATAACCTGAGACAATCCTCATGTGGGGGAGAGTGGgaattcttttttgttttgttttattaagtgGATTTTTGAATAATGTGGTTTTTATGCCCTGGTGACCATAAAAATTTAAGTCATTGTTCTCCTCTCATTTGTTTAGACAGGGGCTTGGTCTTTTTATCCCAAAATAACTACCCTGAGGCAATGCCAAGTTGGCTGCAGATTTTCAAATAGTCTAATTCAAATAGTGCCATCCCATTAACACATATCTTTACCAGACCCACCTATCTTCACAGGGAAGCCGGGGGGCAAGCGGAGGGTGATGAAGTCACGCAGCTTGGCAAAGTGGGCGTTCGAAATGGCCATGAGGTCTATGATAGGTGTCACCTGTTCGGCCAGGGACAGAGGGTGACTCTCACTCAACCACAGCGTTGCTTTAAACCTAGAATGGAGACAGCACGATaaaaagaacactttttttttttaaaccaaaaatcCACCAATGTGGTGGTGAATATCTGTGAATGGTTTTAGGCTGTGTACCTTGATGTGGTTTTACCATACCTCTGGACTTTGCTGGTAAGCTCAACTGGACGTCCAATGTCCCGGCCGTTCAAGTTGAACTCCGGGTTGAAGTATTCCTCAGCTGTGATGGCTGTGGGGTTGTGAGGACTGGCGCACTGGGACACATTGCTCTAAGAGAAATATGGAGAGAGAGCGTTAAGTAACAGTGCTCATTAAAGGTGGCTGAAAGTGGTGTAGGTGGCGTGTGTGTAGATGTTAATGCACAGATACTGTAGAGACTCACCCCATTGTGAGCTGTATGCTGTTCAGCAATCCCCAGGAAAGACTGCAGAGGAGTCTTAGAGCCTGAGTAGGaagaagaataagaataaaagaGACAACTATAAAACTGCTCCGCAAATCCATTAAATTCACTCAGTATGGTCCGTTTAAAGTGGACTGCTAATTTCCAGCTTCTGCCTTACTAGAGTAGCTTTAGATCACTCagggttcaaaataatccttattaaTCTTCTACTGTGCCTTGGTTCagcctcacattttttttttatatatcagaTGGACTGATGAACTGAAATGGAGCACTTAGTGCAACTTGATGCCTGAGCTTTTGTCTCACAGGGATTACTcatacatacactgacctcattatttgaaactttgaccACATTTAACATGAATATCCACCCTTGTAGCAGTGTATAAATGAccgaaaataagaaaaaagcaTACTAGGTCCACTTTAAGGAAAGCATTGGATACATTAAGATCAACTTTTTAATAATACAGTCAACATTTTAATACAATAAGTGGGTGAAAAATCTAAAGTCAAATTTCTCAGCCGTCATTATTTGGCCAAGACACACCTCAGTTACACGTGCATGTCATGGACAACAACATGTGCTTCCagttgtgtggctgtgtgtatCAGTTTTTACCTTTGCTTCTTGACTTGTCCTGGTCTGACAGATGCTCTGTCCTCGACCGAGTCACCAGCTCCACATTGGTAGCGCTGTAAACCTTTACACAAAGGAAAAGCACCTATGagcattttgtttgcttttacaaaaacaattttttttttccaacagctgtAAAACCAAGGTGTAGAGTCAGGATTAAGGATCATCTGATGTGAATTCAAAAGAACAATATgaaacaaatgaattaaaaaaaaatctaaaacttaCTGGGCTCATCACACACTTACCTTGGCTTCATACCCACTGACAACTTCACTCTTCTCAGAACGCCAGCCCCAGATTCCAGACTTGTTCCTAAACACGTAAAGACATAAAGTAAGTGCTCATGGTTAACTCCTGGGATACACTCTGATTCTGCATAGACCATGTGGATTGAGATGCGTGAAAAAAATTTAATGATTCTAGTTTGTGTAAATGTATACAGTATGTTACCGCTCAAATGCAATATTGCGAGTGTTGAGATGCGTAGAGACGATAGGCGATGTAAGTCTCTGGGCTGTGTTCTCTTGAGACGGCTGCATAGCTGCCAGGAGCGAGGGCGCATCACGGGGGGACAACACAAGCGGCTCTGTGTACACAACCTGCTTCTCATGATCCACCTCCATGACCACTGCCCCATCATCTAAGAAGAGACAAACAGATAGAAAAACAGCTGGACTGAATAATCAGAGGGCATACAAATCTCTATCAAGATCCAGGCGCAAGGGAAAAATGACAATAATTTAGACAGACTGAAAGCCATCAAAGGCCTCA
The sequence above is a segment of the Archocentrus centrarchus isolate MPI-CPG fArcCen1 chromosome 10, fArcCen1, whole genome shotgun sequence genome. Coding sequences within it:
- the ankrd13d gene encoding ankyrin repeat domain-containing protein 13D isoform X2; translation: MAQEAFPLHYLVWNNQYLELDRELQKKEQDLERLDPRGRTPLELAVCLGHLESTRVLLRYSADPTHCNAQGWTILQEAVSTGDPELVQLVLQYRDFKRATERLAGIPELLSKLRQARDFYVEMKWEFTSWVPLVSKVCPSDVYRVWKSGSCLRVDTTLLGFEHMTWLKGRRSYIFKGGDDGAVVMEVDHEKQVVYTEPLVLSPRDAPSLLAAMQPSQENTAQRLTSPIVSTHLNTRNIAFERNKSGIWGWRSEKSEVVSGYEAKVYSATNVELVTRSRTEHLSDQDKSRSKGSKTPLQSFLGIAEQHTAHNGSNVSQCASPHNPTAITAEEYFNPEFNLNGRDIGRPVELTSKVQRFKATLWLSESHPLSLAEQVTPIIDLMAISNAHFAKLRDFITLRLPPGFPVKIEIPLFHVLNARVTFSNLCGCDEPVSSVTVHKPESPGEAGQSPPPFHCEVDPSVFEPPPDYTTLGPGRSEPMRDEDDNLLQFAIQQSLLDAGTESDQVTIWEALTNSRPVPQSPLYEEDSQLERAIQESLSISLASREGEEMADPSQPSSVSPLDPTANSPLSYSTVTDPRLSGHYGVATSFDEQLRIAMELSCREQEEMDRKRKEEEEELERILQLSLTEK
- the ankrd13d gene encoding ankyrin repeat domain-containing protein 13D isoform X1, translating into MAQEAFPLHYLVWNNQYLELDRELQKKEQDLERLDPRGRTPLELAVCLGHLESTRVLLRYSADPTHCNAQGWTILQEAVSTGDPELVQLVLQYRDFKRATERLAGIPELLSKLRQARDFYVEMKWEFTSWVPLVSKVCPSDVYRVWKSGSCLRVDTTLLGFEHMTWLKGRRSYIFKGGDDGAVVMEVDHEKQVVYTEPLVLSPRDAPSLLAAMQPSQENTAQRLTSPIVSTHLNTRNIAFERNKSGIWGWRSEKSEVVSGYEAKVYSATNVELVTRSRTEHLSDQDKSRSKGSKTPLQSFLGIAEQHTAHNGSNVSQCASPHNPTAITAEEYFNPEFNLNGRDIGRPVELTSKVQRFKATLWLSESHPLSLAEQVTPIIDLMAISNAHFAKLRDFITLRLPPGFPVKIEIPLFHVLNARVTFSNLCGCDEPVSSVTVHKPESPGEAATPLITGQSPPPFHCEVDPSVFEPPPDYTTLGPGRSEPMRDEDDNLLQFAIQQSLLDAGTESDQVTIWEALTNSRPVPQSPLYEEDSQLERAIQESLSISLASREGEEMADPSQPSSVSPLDPTANSPLSYSTVTDPRLSGHYGVATSFDEQLRIAMELSCREQEEMDRKRKEEEEELERILQLSLTEK